From a single Paenibacillus sp. FSL R5-0345 genomic region:
- a CDS encoding glycoside hydrolase family 18 protein → MDQQMIVAGYVSDSKLSELSGDHLMKLTHLNVAFGYVKDDQITTAHLKCTNQLQEMKAMYPNLTLMLSVGGWGNGGFSEAASTEEGRQKFAASAVQVVTDFPFDGIDLDWEYPCYSEADIKSSPDDKCNFTLLLKAIRDALDVKGTADSRHYLLTIAAGADQYYIDGTEMDQVQQYLDFIQLMTYDMRGGFQILTGHHTNLFHTTGDLYRISTEASVNMFIQAGVPREKIVIGVAFYSRMWKQVPDKNHGFLQMAGTTGGYGPEYTELFANYINQNGYTRHWDDEAKAPFLFNGDTFISYDDVDSITHKCEYVKREKLAGAMFWEYSCDKTHTLLDALYAGLYESVK, encoded by the coding sequence ATGGATCAACAGATGATTGTAGCAGGCTACGTGAGTGATTCCAAACTATCTGAGTTATCGGGTGACCACTTGATGAAGTTAACGCATCTCAACGTTGCATTTGGTTATGTGAAAGATGATCAGATTACAACAGCACATTTGAAATGCACGAACCAGCTACAAGAGATGAAAGCGATGTATCCGAATCTGACGCTGATGCTCTCCGTAGGCGGATGGGGGAATGGGGGCTTCTCTGAGGCTGCCTCTACCGAAGAAGGACGTCAGAAATTTGCAGCGTCGGCTGTGCAAGTGGTAACAGATTTCCCGTTCGATGGAATCGATTTGGATTGGGAATATCCTTGTTACAGTGAAGCGGATATTAAATCGTCGCCGGATGATAAATGCAATTTCACACTGCTATTAAAGGCGATTCGAGATGCACTGGATGTGAAAGGTACAGCGGATAGCAGACATTACTTGCTTACAATTGCGGCAGGTGCTGATCAGTATTATATTGATGGCACCGAGATGGATCAAGTACAGCAATATTTGGATTTTATACAGCTGATGACCTACGATATGCGTGGCGGTTTCCAGATTCTAACGGGACATCATACGAATTTATTTCATACGACAGGAGATTTGTATCGTATCAGTACAGAGGCATCGGTGAATATGTTCATTCAGGCAGGCGTTCCCCGAGAGAAAATCGTCATTGGCGTGGCGTTCTATTCCCGAATGTGGAAGCAGGTGCCGGATAAGAATCATGGATTTCTACAAATGGCGGGCACAACGGGTGGCTATGGCCCAGAATATACAGAGCTGTTTGCTAATTACATCAATCAGAATGGCTACACACGACATTGGGACGATGAGGCCAAAGCACCGTTTTTATTTAATGGAGACACGTTTATTTCCTACGATGACGTGGATTCGATTACACATAAATGTGAGTATGTCAAACGTGAAAAACTTGCGGGTGCCATGTTCTGGGAATATAGCTGTGATAAGACACACACGTTGCTTGATGCACTGTATGCAGGCTTATATGAGAGCGTGAAGTGA
- a CDS encoding glycoside hydrolase family 130 protein, giving the protein MSKIIGEALSNIPWQDKPSGYNAPVWRYTHNPIIQRDAQLNSNSIFNSAVIPFEEGYAGVFRCDSRSVSMDIFAGFSQDGLQWEINENPIHFEGDEYVTKREYRYDPRVCKIEDKYYVSWCNGYHGPTIGLAYTYDFKTFHQLENAFLPYNRNGVLFPRKINGKYAMLSRPSDTGHTPFGDIFFSESPDLTYWGKHRYVMGTINSDASAWQSKKIGPGPIPIETDRGWLLIYHGVINTCNGFVYRMGVALLDLYEPWKVLARSRNYILGPETLYECVGDVPNVTFPCAALSDGDTGRIAIYYGCADTVTGVAFTTVDELFDYMDKYPLQN; this is encoded by the coding sequence ATGAGCAAAATAATTGGTGAAGCACTATCAAATATTCCTTGGCAGGATAAGCCGAGTGGCTATAACGCTCCAGTGTGGCGGTATACCCATAATCCGATTATTCAGCGAGATGCACAGTTAAACTCGAACAGTATTTTTAATTCCGCGGTGATTCCTTTTGAAGAGGGATATGCAGGGGTATTCCGTTGTGACTCCAGATCTGTAAGTATGGACATATTCGCTGGCTTCAGTCAGGACGGGCTTCAATGGGAGATTAATGAGAATCCGATCCACTTCGAAGGCGACGAATATGTAACAAAGCGGGAGTATCGTTACGATCCACGCGTCTGCAAAATCGAGGATAAATATTATGTTTCTTGGTGCAATGGATACCATGGTCCTACAATTGGTCTCGCATATACGTATGATTTCAAAACCTTTCACCAATTAGAAAACGCTTTCCTGCCATACAACCGGAATGGTGTATTATTTCCACGCAAAATAAATGGCAAATATGCCATGTTAAGCCGCCCAAGTGATACGGGGCATACACCATTTGGAGATATTTTTTTTAGTGAGAGCCCTGACCTGACGTATTGGGGAAAGCATCGTTACGTGATGGGTACGATCAATTCGGACGCTTCTGCATGGCAATCGAAGAAAATTGGTCCAGGGCCGATCCCAATTGAAACAGATCGTGGATGGTTGTTGATCTATCATGGTGTAATAAATACGTGTAACGGGTTCGTATATCGGATGGGTGTTGCTTTATTAGATTTGTATGAGCCATGGAAGGTGTTAGCACGTTCACGAAATTATATTCTCGGACCTGAGACATTGTATGAGTGTGTAGGAGATGTGCCGAATGTCACCTTCCCTTGCGCAGCACTTTCGGATGGCGATACAGGCCGAATTGCAATTTACTATGGCTGTGCTGATACCGTAACAGGCGTAGCCTTCACAACTGTGGATGAGTTGTTCGACTATATGGATAAGTATCCGCTCCAGAATTAG
- a CDS encoding glycoside hydrolase family 3 N-terminal domain-containing protein, which produces MRYKDSSLPIHERAIDLLAQMTLEEKIGQLLQPFGWKAYEKSEGKIQLTEVFKEAIANGGVGSLYGVLRADPWTEVTLETGLSPLEGAEVTNLIQQYAIEHTRLGIPILLGEECSHGHMAIGNTVFPVPLAIGSTWNRELFRQICQAVAAETRAQGGAATYSPVLDIVRDPRWGRTEECFGEDPFLNSEMAVAAVRGLQGDSLNTDHTILATLKHFVAYGSSDGGRNADTVRMGKRELMEKDLLPFQKAIEAGAKSVMTAYNEIDGAPCTSSKELLTEVLREQWGFDGFVITDCGAISQLKHGHQICETEEEAASLALKAGVDMEMSGETFGRCLISALRQQLINITDIDLAVERILHVKFELGLFERPFVDPATAQRVVGQQSHLDMARQAAREGIILLKNHAQALPLSPSLGKIAVIGPNANNIYNQLGDYTSPQERHHIVTVLDGVRAKCAGHSEVLYAPGCRVKDPSKAGFKLAMEVASAADTIIAVVGGSSARDFGEGTIDLKTGAAVITDQFSLSDMECGEGFDRAELNLCGVQLELLQELHSLNKKLIVVYINGRPIVEPWVDEHADAILEAWYPGQMGGHAIADILFGDYNPSGRLTLSIPKHLGQLPVYYNKKRSRGHRYLEVDFHPQYVFGYGLSYTSYQYDHIRLDQPQIELDDCCTVSVEVTNIGDVAGHEVVQLYIKDCTSMITRPERELKGFQKIYIEPGEKRRVQFHITPQELQFVGPDLQWMVEPGKFEIMIGSNVSDTISTSLEVVPRSLS; this is translated from the coding sequence ATGAGATATAAAGATTCATCCTTGCCGATTCATGAGCGTGCTATAGATTTATTGGCTCAAATGACGCTGGAGGAGAAGATCGGGCAGCTCCTCCAGCCCTTTGGCTGGAAGGCGTATGAGAAATCAGAAGGCAAGATTCAATTGACAGAAGTATTTAAGGAAGCAATTGCTAACGGTGGCGTGGGTTCTTTGTATGGTGTGCTGCGTGCAGATCCTTGGACAGAGGTAACATTGGAAACTGGGTTGTCACCTTTGGAAGGCGCAGAAGTAACGAATCTGATCCAGCAATATGCGATTGAGCATACACGTCTGGGTATTCCGATTCTGCTGGGCGAGGAATGCTCTCATGGTCACATGGCGATTGGCAACACCGTCTTTCCCGTACCGCTGGCTATCGGAAGTACATGGAATAGGGAATTATTCCGGCAGATCTGCCAAGCAGTGGCTGCGGAGACTCGCGCTCAAGGAGGGGCAGCAACCTACTCCCCAGTGTTAGATATTGTACGTGATCCGCGTTGGGGCCGAACAGAAGAATGCTTTGGAGAAGATCCATTTTTAAATAGTGAAATGGCAGTTGCTGCAGTGAGGGGCTTACAAGGTGATTCATTAAATACAGACCATACGATCCTGGCAACATTAAAGCATTTCGTCGCGTATGGCAGCTCGGATGGTGGTCGTAATGCTGACACCGTACGGATGGGAAAACGCGAGTTAATGGAGAAGGATTTACTGCCATTCCAGAAGGCAATTGAAGCTGGGGCTAAATCTGTTATGACCGCTTACAATGAGATTGACGGCGCTCCGTGTACTTCGAGTAAAGAGTTATTAACAGAGGTGCTTCGTGAGCAATGGGGCTTTGATGGCTTCGTCATTACGGATTGTGGTGCGATCAGCCAGCTTAAACACGGTCACCAGATTTGTGAGACCGAAGAAGAGGCGGCGAGTCTTGCACTTAAAGCTGGTGTGGATATGGAGATGTCAGGTGAAACCTTTGGCAGATGTCTGATAAGCGCATTGCGGCAACAGCTGATTAACATCACCGATATTGATCTCGCAGTTGAACGGATTCTGCATGTGAAGTTCGAATTAGGATTGTTTGAACGTCCATTTGTTGATCCGGCTACAGCACAGCGGGTCGTTGGACAACAATCGCATTTAGATATGGCGCGACAAGCTGCGCGTGAAGGTATCATTCTTTTGAAGAATCATGCACAGGCTCTACCGCTTTCTCCGTCACTTGGTAAAATTGCCGTTATTGGACCGAACGCCAACAATATATACAATCAATTGGGTGACTATACCTCACCACAGGAGCGTCATCACATCGTTACCGTGTTGGACGGGGTACGTGCTAAATGTGCAGGACATAGCGAAGTGCTGTATGCCCCGGGCTGCCGCGTGAAAGATCCATCGAAAGCAGGCTTTAAGTTGGCAATGGAGGTGGCGTCAGCAGCGGATACCATTATTGCAGTTGTCGGGGGATCAAGTGCACGTGATTTCGGTGAAGGCACGATTGATTTGAAGACAGGGGCTGCCGTCATTACGGATCAATTTAGTCTTAGTGATATGGAATGTGGAGAAGGTTTCGATCGTGCAGAGCTGAACTTATGCGGTGTACAGCTTGAGCTGCTGCAGGAGCTGCACAGCTTGAACAAAAAACTGATTGTTGTTTATATCAACGGTCGGCCCATTGTCGAGCCTTGGGTAGATGAGCATGCGGATGCTATTTTGGAGGCTTGGTATCCGGGACAGATGGGAGGGCATGCAATTGCTGATATTTTATTCGGAGATTATAACCCATCCGGTCGGCTTACGTTGTCCATTCCGAAGCATCTAGGGCAATTGCCAGTTTACTATAATAAGAAGCGCTCCCGAGGTCACCGCTATCTTGAGGTGGACTTTCATCCACAATATGTATTCGGTTATGGCCTTAGCTATACAAGTTATCAATACGATCATATTCGCTTGGATCAACCGCAAATAGAGTTGGATGATTGTTGCACTGTATCCGTGGAGGTAACGAATATTGGCGATGTAGCCGGTCATGAGGTGGTTCAACTATATATAAAAGATTGCACCAGCATGATTACACGCCCGGAGCGAGAGCTAAAAGGATTTCAGAAGATTTATATTGAGCCTGGTGAGAAGCGCAGGGTTCAATTTCATATTACTCCGCAGGAACTGCAGTTTGTCG